tgtgtAAAAATAAGACTTTGACTTAAAACTCTCATTACTAGGCTATAAAACCTtttaaaagttgatgttgatgtTGACACCGAACTGTCACTAAATGGTCAGATATTAGCCAATACTTAACAACTCTGACAGCACttaaagttttataaaaagcttgagatttataaaaaaaaaaaagtgcgtgcgtacaaagtacacatgtcagaagtgaaacttttttggcgaactaatttataagtcttacTTATATTTAtgcaaatctaaaactttagatttccaaGACTTAGaagaagggaaaaaggaagatatgttcccgccaaaagtctgtcaaatgtcaatctcaaacctcagtgttgacattCACATTATgcttagatttctaaattgtagatgactaatattttgccaattgaattgactaatttaatttcatgctatgttccaaattcttttcatttcatttcaattcctattaacatttttcacaaaaaaataaaatattaggctgtatgatatgatacatttgcctttccagttggaaaaatacaacaactactactactgacatttgacaagtacttaattttaatagtagtttgatgtccttccgttgcatacctgcgtgacgttctgtaaaaattttaccctcataaagaagaaagaaagaagtttcacttgaaaATTAAATACCTTCATTACTTCATGTTGTTGACTCATTTCAGCAATATTCTTCTGGATCTCGGCTATCCGATCTTGGGTTAAACGTTTCAATATACTCTCCTGTGGAGTTTCCACGCCACCGTCAGAGTTTCTCTTTTTTCGTTTCGGCGTTTCCACATGTTCTAATAGCGTTCCATATTGTGCAGCACAGCTGATGGATGGAAATGTGTTAATGACATACGGATAACGGAGCCCACAGTTCTTGTAGATCTAAATCTCATTATCATTCAGCTATCCAATGCTTCAGAGGAAGACATGACATCTACGCAGTTTGATATGGATTGAATAAGCTCATAAACaatataactatttaaaataatagaatgaatataattaattagagcTTTAGTGTCTTTCAAAtaagttatttgtaattttgttaatttttttatgaataggATTAATTTACTGGGGATTTAAGGAGCAATctgcaaaatttaaattttttcatagattttaaataaagaagGTACATACTTAGTTAGACTCTTTTTATATGCCATTATATCAGAACTCTTTCCAAAGtgtaattacattaaatgattttattttaaagctagtgctattttattatttattttatttatttatttatgtacacacagaaaacaagacacagtacagagtaataggaaaattatgtacaaaggcactacttatttctttgagaaatctcttccagcagacctgcgagaggataatgagaataataataaaatgtgataagtgtgtgtagaacaaactTATTGCTATATATGCtacttattttagtttatttgataatatatttttataaattatttataatattgaatattCAATTGGCTTTTGACAatgatctcattttattttgtttaactcGGTGTTATTGTTTTGTCAAAATGTTGTATTAACATTTCTTTTGAACATTTAATTATTGGGGCCACCCGCCATATAATATAAGAGCTGTGTTTAACCAATCCTAATGTTGTCAAAGTTATAGAGGGTGTCTTTTAGCGAGTGGAAAGACTTAAAGAGCGGACAGTTCACGTGGTATCGACATGttatgcgtagagaggagatgcatgagACTAGGAGATTTATGGAAattgtagtgcaaggtagagggggaaaacttgaccaaagaagacatggatggagtgtgtgaatgacgatatgagagagagaggagtgtgTGTTGACCTATTATAGCCTACTAAATACTATAATAGCTCTactgaatataattttaagttttatcgaGTTCAAATAACGTGGAAAGCGTGGTGGAATTTTCATTGGTGAATAATGCAAAAAtggtttgaaaataaaaaataaatgtgtaaaaacgaatgtgtTTCTCATCAACTCAGCCACCACTTCACTATCGCAAGCTATTTCAAACCTGTATCAATAATTATATAGTagatataaaagaaaaacaaaacctttTTTGGGAATACCAGTCCGGAGGCCTGTTTGGCTCGCCAAGGGTCTTTAGAGCGCGGGAAACCGACATCCAGTTCTGATCCCCGCTTCTGACCACGGCGGAGGCCAGGCATAGCTGTTCACGTATATTCCAAGTGTCCAGAGGAACTCTTTTGAGCTGAAGACGCTCTTGTATCGAGCTCATTTTGAggttatgttttggaaatggaGTTTCGAGATTACATAACTATTTATAGTTGTTTAATTGTCCATGTAATGTGTATTTACTGTTTTGaaagtatattatttttattttattatttaactgttTAGAACACAATTAATAAGTGTTTATTCTATGATACAAACGTCAAACatgatacaaaacaaatatattttttttaaagtatttaatgaCCTGGTTATCAAGACCTTcgggtcaagtcttattttaattgtaatgaaaacttttttatatgtaaaattataatattttatttcatattataattttacatataaatgaagttgattaatataaaacatggcatgaaatgaaatcaaatgaaatgaaaacgaaatggaatgaaaaagaaatcaattaagatgagatgatataggaagaaaatatataatctcATTAAAATGGTTGTCATTTCATTGTAGACTTTTTCAGTGaaatttttggaggatcccgagaagttacgttcagcggcttgtTAGTTGGCgtgttcaattattattatttcttttatttattgcttagatgggggaatgagctcacagctcacctggcgttaagtggttactggagcccatacaaggtaaatgcgccacccaccttgagatataggttctaaggtctcagtatagttatctcgaatatattaagtgtataaatcTATGATAGTTAGACTCTAATACACTTTTTAAATAAGATAGATCTATGAcatattttttgaagtcgtcgtggcctaacggatatgacgtccggtgcattcgtgttgagcaatgcaccggtgttcgaatcccgcaggcgggtaccaatttttctaatgaaatacgtactcaacaaatgttcacgattgatttccacggtgaaggaataacatcgtgtaataaaaatgaaacccgcaaaattataatctgtgtaattactggtggtaggacctcttgtgagtccgcgcgggtaggcaccaccaccctgcctatttctgccgtgaagtagtaatgcgtttcggtttgaagggtggggtagccgttgtaactatacttgagaccttagaacttatatctcaaggtgggtggcgcatttacgttgtggatgtctatgggctccagtaaccacttgataccaggtgggctgtgagctcgtccacccatctaagatataaaaaaataaaaaaatatttccactATTTTCCACAATCCACTGAGTTGTCTATGTCGTGGGGCGTTAGGGATGATAATCGCGTGCCAAGTGAGCCTTAGAATCGCCTACCGATTCGACACAATTAAAAATCTAATCTTTTAAAGTCCTTATAGGTTATTATTCCCAGTATGCGTTTAGGGTCATGTTTGTCATTTAGGCCTGAAACGAGTCACACGAAATTAATTATCAGCATTCAAacgactttttaattatttttaaggaattccggaaaataaaataatatctcacATTAATTTCTCTCAAATTTtagatacatatattttgtgtGTAACTTGAAACTTAGTTTTTCTTTAGTTAATTTTATGAGCTATGTCCCGCCGAGTTTCCCCTCTGCCTCTCGTAAATAAACTTCAACACGGTGTCAATGTCATCAGATTTTGACATTCGTCCTTTAGGCCTCATGACGTCTTCGGACAAATATGGCGCCGACATCATGCACGGTTCGCGACTGGCTAACTGTATATCTGAAATTCAAATATCTATCTAACACAATTGTCTAATCGTGACTGTCTCAAACTGTATTTCCtaggcgacggggcaacgccgGGCTGCcatcgccctaagcacgtcctatcggatcctctcgatctaTTATCAGTGCTTATGgcactccaagcaccggtcaccgtcctcgtcgaaaacTGCGAGTATTTCATAACGCAACAAAAGTTATCAACATCATTCGATTCACCATCAAGTATCACAGCTGACAGAACTTCTGCGTATCAAACTGTTTGAcaaactataataattattttttgggtAAATTTTCAacatggagggtagaagtaaggggCGCCATTTTGTATAGCGGAAAAGTATCCacctgtaaacagcaagttaATGTTGGAAGGCTCACCGAAATAgtgctagtgtaggaagtggaaatgatatgaatatagcagttatAAACAGAGTAAAGTGTGTTGGATTAAAGTGTAGTTTGTataaaatctttccacttgctactgtggcgccaccttaattggctccctttcagcggacactttaatacactgagatgatgtcattacttctaccctccatagttttTATGCATTATGGAAGCTAGTATGCGATTATATTGATGTTACATAGTGAAAACGTACGTGTATACCCAATTATAATTCAAGAGATATTTAATCTGTCgcaagttaaattttactctaaaataagtttcaattgtgtatcatctaaatttgacttttGGGTGACAAGATTGGCGACCACTGGCTTATAGTGTGGATCGACTCGTTTCAGTTTGAGAAGCTGGGGCTTAAGCACTGCTTCACCGCAGTATTAGTGGTAGTAGCTTCTCGTGGGGGCTTACAAGACGCTCCGTCAACAGTAAATTAGGCGCAACTCTGACTCACTCTCCTCGTGATGTCTGCATCGGAACATCCTCATATGACATACGGATAGAAATGTCCTGTATATCCCATGTCCGCATTCAGCACACACCATCACGTTCAGAGCGGGACAAGACGAGGGGCACAATGCGTCGTATTCCTTGTAATCgactgtaaataaaatataaaatcgaggggtgaaacacgatatttggtttaaatgacatttcgcttaacacgcgacatttatttttgtaattaacagtgctatttatttggtatcagcatcaacagttcgatgtttttaattttgaatttc
The sequence above is drawn from the Bombyx mori chromosome 11, ASM3026992v2 genome and encodes:
- the LOC101740762 gene encoding uncharacterized protein LOC101740762, encoding MVNECEMKYMRCHQGIKASIVPMSNCNHQELQKVGSFIRHSNKDTKNRRRDKEGADEEEADEADGEEAEVADVDYKEYDALCPSSCPALNVMVCAECGHGIYRTFLSVCHMRMFRCRHHEENIQLASREPCMMSAPYLSEDVMRPKGRMSKSDDIDTVLKFIYERQRGNSAGHSS